One Parasteatoda tepidariorum isolate YZ-2023 chromosome 1, CAS_Ptep_4.0, whole genome shotgun sequence genomic window, tattttagtttttcatagtaaaaagtaataaaaagaacttcTGAATTGTTCTTGAACAATACCTAAGAACACCTGAATAAACATTcgaatttaaaccaaaattgaGCATAATTTATCCTTTAATTACTTACAttcatttaatacaattatttgtctttttcttagaattaaCAAGCATGACTGGGATCGAAGATATATGCGCTTTGAAGATAGTGTTCTTTACATATTTGAAACTGCAGAGGAGAAGGACCCTGATGAAGCTTTACTGGAAATAGACTTTTTGTCAGATAAAGCATCGATCACAGTATCAAGTTCGGTTTCTGTTACTGAACTTCCTTATGCAGCCAATTCAGATTTACCATTTGTTCTGAAAGTTGAATCATTTCCCCACACTGCATGCTTGCCTAAAAGGTAATTTTCAGGTGTTTTCAAttgttggaattttaaattctgaaagttttataaaagttagcataaataaaatcttactttatcattatttgttgaaatgtttcagaataattagattaaaagcaatatataaTTCTCATCAGAATGTTTTCCATAGtaactgaaatgtaaattatCAACTGTAATTTGATCAAAGTCACAAAGCTCGAGGAGCATCATGTCTAATATAGTACGGTTTGTAATACCTAAAGTGTCATCCACTAGAGACAATCAGTGTTATCTTctcttttttcattgattttttgttgttgcattaGAAATCATGTATTATCTGAAGTTTCATCAATCTAGTTATAGTTCAGTTCTTTGTTTCTCAGGCTATCTTTTTTACGACACTTTTATGACCAAGTTATCAATGATTctactatgcatttttaaatttttgtaaaaaatattgaaaaaaaatttatttggaatttcgattaaaattacaagtttaagtttttttccctttctctGAGATATTTATTCATGATTAGATCTTAGACAACTTTTTCatactctgtttttttaaaaatattttttgatcatcTTGATGATgcaagttttaaagttatttcttattttgattaGTCAAGTAACATGCTTCTAATAATGTTATGTCTATTAAACTTCATtgttaaattctataaaaattttatgtgctgctcaattttttttgttaaaattattggtattattttttgcattcaatTTAGCATGTATTGCTCTAGCGTTTCCAATGTTAGTAATTTAATCTAGTGTATTATCTCTTTCTTtctcgctttttttaaaaatcatttccttgttcttatttttattgcttgttcATTTTAGGATCTTGTATATCATGACATCTAACTTCAATGAAAAGCAAATGTGGGTATCTGTTTTGGAAAAAGCAGCTGAAATAAGCCTTTCAGAAGTAGACAGTAGTCATAAAGtaagttaagtaaaaagtaCATAGCTTTATCCTTTCACCTAAGCTGTTTAACCTATATATGAAGTatgttacagttttaaaattggaatCACTATTTCAAGcctgttttaaaatcttttgtagAATCCAGTATTTAAATCTTCACTGATCCTGATAGTGTATAGAAATcagtatatatgtatatataaatgtacagtcgaacctcgatttcacgaatttttcgatatctcgaagagaaaaaaaattcccttcaaatttcctacacactcaatgttaaaaaaacttaacgACTGTCAGGGGACTGAAGTAAATTGACCTATAAATGAAAAGgtgtataacttaaaattaaaaaaagtagttgttagtaattaaaattgagaacAAAACAACTAATCTGTTCTTTTGCTAACTTTACTTTAGATAGTCCCAAACGTTTATCAAACTCTTTCtgaatgtcaattttttttttaataaatgtgtaacTCTTTCAATCTTTTTGAAGGAAATGttaaaaagtaagtattaaattttaaaaatggcaggCAATAGGCAAGTTGCATACTAAGGGAGTGAACAAGAGGAATATGGgaggcataaaaaatttgattgcatTTATATAATGCTTATTAACTCACTCCCTCGATGTGTGcatgttttttcaaatgtatggcaatcaaattttttgtgcCATCCATATTTCTCTCACAAGTGCCACTAACCGTAGATGCTTTACCATATGTAATTTTCTTCCTTcccaatatatatgaaaatatcttataaaattttttttaatgttatgaattaagtgtttttttttaatatattactaatTGATATAGTTCTTTTTGTTTGATAtgtaatccttaaaaaaatttatgcagaaaaggtattaaaacagttaattaattttatccattttgtTACAAGTGATAACtctttattacataattatataaatttgtatttgaatatttataaatgacgtttcttagaaattttttaatctccaCTTTCTTTATTTGTATTCTGAAAAgtccaaataaattataagatttttaaaatgacattcctactaattaaaatgcattaacacagcaataatcttataataaaatacatttaaaaaatagtaatcaattttaaaaaacattgtagcTATTACATGTGtcattatttttggaaaataatataagtctAAGGTTTTTAAGGTTAAAgtttgaataactttaaaagtattgGAAAGATTAATCAATTTAGGTGATTTTTTAGCACTATAATTTGATGAAACATCAGATAACAACAATGATAATTATGGtcggaaaaatttaaataagctttttattAGCTCGAAATAGACTTATTCCACTGTCGGAAATTAtgatttacatattaaaatgctttgcaaaattttaaaattagtgatttttcttttaaaaagtcattaatttttttttaaaaatcaattagtttaaaactatGAACTCTAcctgaaatgtttttcttattaaactgCAACTGATTACTATTGAAAGATTAATATTAGACTTAAAGTAATGGAAACCTTGTTGCATCTCACTCTATGGCACACAGAATGCTGTCTCCCTTATTATGTGAATCCCTGTATTAAGCatcgaattatttcaattctgAAACAGAGCAAAAGCACTTTTCATTgaagatatatataaaaagaaagtccttagttataaaatttcttgatggaaaaaaagtaatgatctaaatcaacttaaaaaaatatattcgtttttatgaaagttttctgtaagtttgctttatttaaaaactagaatggtagtttttaaaaactaaaaatcgtaaacattaaaatgttaatctgtacaaaaattaaCGAATTTAATGTTGATTAAGAATTGTAAAGAAGCGTCctcttgtttcaattttttgtaattttatattcctGTGGTTTTGGTCTAGCTCCAATGCTAAACAGTTAAGataagcattgaaaaaaaaaatttagtttgttgcagagaaaaaaaaatttctcttaatattcgtttttttattttatttgagagCTCTTATCTTctcaagaaatgttttaataacttaatgaaatgaaaagtctcggacaattattttgcaatgaaaagatagtttaaaatcttttatttactttaaaatttatttctcggtcttttattaaaactaaaaatattttatttttttcagtggttTTCCATGTCTTTTGATGCAGCCTGAACAAGTTTGTCATTATTTGATACCAATTATGtgttcttgaattttaaaaaattattaatctagtagataagtaatttaattgtaaaacagtttgtaataactatttttttaaaatggcaatattataatttaatgttacaagactaaaattaataagttcatGCACAggttttagttcaaattttaacttatgaacaaaatgaaaagcataatgacagtaaataaaaatcggCTATGCActattttcctcttttaaaacagaataagattaattatttgttgcaGTTATCATGGGGTTAAACACAaacttttcaaactaatttaaaatttccttagggtttgaaaagtatataatttcCTGGAAACCTGCttgctgaaatattttagtgttcACTGAGCTGACCTGCAACCTTTGAGCCTCTGAAGAAGGGCATGCATGGTAAAATATTACAGCAAACTCTATAGTTTTGGATCGCAAAACAGGACTTCGGATTTACTAGCGAAGTGGCAACATAGTCAAAGGCTCGAGCGAAACAGCTCTTTCAGCCAAGTTTTTTCGTCCAACATAACTTTTGGAAACGTGGAACAGAACATAGACCCTGCGGAAAGTCTTGCGGAGGTGTCTTTCCACACCGATCTCCTGGTGGCAATCAACAAGCAAAATGATCACCCTGCAGTTCTTAGACAAGCAGCACTTGAGAGAATCTACACTATCCCAACGGAGGCTGTTGTTCAAATATATACGGATGGAAGCAGGGACGAAGACAATCACACCAGGAGTGGGATCTTCATCAAATCTCAGATAAGCGAAATTAAGATCCAGAAAAGGAATCCCGACCACTGTTCCGTTTTTAGGAGCGAGCTTATCGCCATCGATGATGGACTTGCCTCAATACTGTCTCTTTCAATTCCGAAAGAGATTTGGATTCTTACCGACCATAGAAGCGCTGTTCAGCACTTGGCTAGCTGGCACAGAGTGAGGGACAATACTAGCACGAACATCCTTTGTAAACTTTTACACCTCTCCAAATATTGTCGAATTCATGTACAATGAATACCCTCACAACATGTAGATATATCAGGCAATGAAATGGCAGATAGTCTTGCCAAGGCAGGTGCAGCTGAGGCCACTGCGCCTCCAgtgaaatgaactaaaaatattgagaaacaaCAATTGaacaaatcaatttttcaaaaatgaacaaTGCTATTTGAATTAGAAAGGGCAccaaacacaaataataaaagtaataataatttttcttccatgGTTGATGACATCCAACAAGAAGACACACCGTGCCCTAGTGCCGGTGTTGTACATGATTGGTTTGAAGAGTGCGAGGGATCGCAGCTCTTCTTAAGTCTCCCCCTTTCCAGTCACCCGATCCCAATCCAGTTAAATGTGTGTGAGATATGCTTGGAAGACACAGTATCTTGTAATCCTGATTACCTAACATGGTGCCTATtttaataacgaaattattaaacatatcaAGATGCCCATGCCAATTGGAATTACCATTGTTTGAAGGAGGAAGGCGATTTAGAAGAAATTAGAAGGTGGAGGAAGGTATTTTGGTTCCTGAGTAGTTAAAATCCTTATCACATACCCACAACTTCCGTAATTATTCTACCATGTTTCTTAAATCAAGAAGCGCGAATCATCAGAGCTTACTTATTGAGGTTGGgtgttttctttaaactttataattactttaCGTTTTTTTGCCACAAACAATTTTGGGATATTTTTTGTATCTTAAGAAATCCTAATTTGAAAAaggatgtgttttttttttttgtagggaGGGGTGTAGTGGAAAAAATCATATGGGGTAAGCCAAGAAATGGGGCACTTTTAATggttttttgataaaatctaatttttttctcaatttgctgtttttcatttaaataaaacactttcaTTGTAAAAGCATATCAACAAAGTtcatatgcttttaaatttggttaaaaaattttaaaaaaaaaatctgtgggCAGGCCTGTTACATTATTGGTATTGAAGGCATGTTTGATATGAAATTCTTAAATCTACTGCCAAGTGTATGGAATTTCCCATCACCTTTTTCCAtctcaaataatgaaataaatttaaatgtattacttagtaataaaaaaaaatagtaacttgttgaaattttcagctTTATTCCACAAAAATTACCACTATATCAGTGCACATGTTACCAAATCAATAGCGATAGCTAACCAAGGCCTATATTATTCTCAAcccattaataaaataacattttgaatccGAACTTAAAGCTAAACTAACcatgttaattaaatagaagaaactcattcaaattgatttttgattagcataaacatttttatactggTTCAATTCAGCCTGCAATAACAttgaatttactttaatattgatTGATTGTTGAGAGACAGATTGGGGATatattagatataaaataattccgTTCATAAAATTACTGCAATAGttaattgttttagttattttaaaaataaaaaatatttttaaatctaaattgcATTTTGTATTTAGCTTATGTATGAGACACCAGgtagattttaaaagtttactctaattttttttaaattgagtgttaaaaattttcgatgtttataaaaagaaaaaaaccactacataaaaagaaacagaatcAAAACTGCTAAAAGCTCGTTAAACTCTTcattcaaagttttttattattattattaatacattttgattctctaaacgaataaaaaaatttttttttaattattaaagttattaccTAAGACtattaattaatactaaattttcattacagTTTCTCTATAACATTTTACTAAAGTAACAAAGTAAAGAATAActgaatatatttctaataaataactataataataagaaaactttcaacagctatttttttaactttacaaatGCTACAAAATCTTGCCttgcaattttagaaaaattaatcatttatttttcaagcatgcaaattttacaatatacaAACTGAAATCAGTAATTTCCTCTTATCCATTGGATGTCACTGTTTTTAAATCCTTGTTTTTGTCATGTCTCTttcagtattaaatattttaaaagttacgaGTTTTCCGAAGATTTACCGGTGAGTTTTAACTTCTTATCCTTTGTTTTAAACCTCTCATCCCATGAACATATAGTTTGTCTGAAATAAGAACTCccccagacattcgtctggacctgtggcggtgaccatggtaacgaggtatgactatttcaagaAGGGGTGCCGGGTCACTGTTTTGGAGTGGTTTCGACTCTGGTCGgagagagaaagggaatctctttcttcggtctattgggTTATTCCTAGAgggaagctaccctccctaaaatgcacCATTCTTGTTTCTGTAGCATCAGGTgacctcagactttgtggcgggaggagttcttagcttagacaaactatagataTTTCCACCTGTTGAGAAAGACTATATAAGCATGGAATTACTTGTTTCCACCCTACCAGTATGTCAGTTTAGGAGTTTGGTTGCATTTTATCCCATATTCCCAGTTATCTTGTCTCTTTCAAcgataaatatttccaaaaatttggaGGACGAGATCTGAAAGTTAAGACACTGTAAGGCTAAGCTTTTACAGCTTATTCTGTGTTTTATGCCACCCACCCCTTGACCATAAATATTTCA contains:
- the LOC107451361 gene encoding citron Rho-interacting kinase-like; translation: MHTAITYSPSSKSDSNCDSNENSERIVHPQGMKHKIPHRFCEVMCMRNSKCCICLDSMYLGRSIVKCQECLLECHLKCASSLPKTCGLPSGFMQHFKTAVRSSLSVDKVEEIPNISEGWIKVPKINKHDWDRRYMRFEDSVLYIFETAEEKDPDEALLEIDFLSDKASITVSSSVSVTELPYAANSDLPFVLKVESFPHTACLPKRILYIMTSNFNEKQMWVSVLEKAAEISLSEVDSSHKWFSMSFDAA